GCTCAGACGGCTTCGAGCGGGATCGAGCAGAGGCCCGAGGCCCGGTCGAGGCAGAGGGCTGGGCGACTCGAGGCAGGGGGCTCAGCTGCCCGAGCTGGCCGATCGAGTCAGGCTGCCCGATCTGGAGCAGAGGACGGGCGACCGGGAAGCCAGAGGCGCGGCTTGGGGCGCGCGGAAGAAGTTGCGGCGCGGCCGGGGACGGCCTGACAGGGAGGAGGCAGCCGGGGCGCGGCCGGGGCGCAGCCGGGCAGGGCGGCGCGACCAGGGCGCGGCCTGGGCGCGACCGGGCAGGAAGGGCGCGGCCGGGACGCCGCTGAGCACGCGAGCGCGGTCGCGGGCAGGGACTGCCGGGCGCGGAGAAGGTGGCCGGCgacggaggaggagatggccggcgACGAGGAAGCTAGGCACGGAGAGGAAGAGGAACCTGGCAACTGATACCATGTTGGTTAAGTGAGCAACTAGTGGGCCAAAGGCCATTACGTACACATGTGTGTGAAAGTGCAGAAACGCCCCTTGTACAATGGGGATGTACACAAtgaactatacacatctaacatgaATGATCCAAAATGTATTACACAGATACTTAGAAAAGGTTGATTGAGATCCTCCGCCGTTGCTGTGACGGCATAACAAATTTCAAGATGAACAACAGAGGATTAGGAAGGATGGTGGAGATAGTCTGGACCTGGCACTCTGAAGTGTGAGCTGGCCGTTTCCCATCATCACAAGTTAGTCGCCAAAAGTCACAGCCAGAGAGTATTAATACACACCGTCTTAGATCATGCACTGCATCCACACATGGAATTATATATACGTTTCCTTTTCAGTTCTTGTCCATCTTTAAATTCAACGGTATACTTTCGGTACGGTTGACCAAATTTACATGACAAAAGATTACAAAAAGGTCGCTTGCGCATCGATGTTCAAGCTAAGATAAATCAATGTTTTTGTCTGTGATGCAAGCAAAACTGCGACGCATTAGCTTGGACAGATAAATATGGATCAAAACTGTGTTCCAGAGCTGAGAGTCATCTGACTGATAAAAGGCCGAGTAGAGCAAAAGGCCGGCGTTACCCAAGCATAATTAACATCCATACACGCATCTGCCTATGCAAGCCATTCTTCATGCCCAGCATGAAGCTAGCCTCCTTTCTGCTACTCAAGCTACTACTACTCTCCCTTGGCCTTAGCATGGCACCACCCTTCCTTGCCGGCGATGAGCACCAGTTCAGTTACTCTGGCTTTTCCAACACTAACCTCACCCTCGACGGTGCGGCCTCGATCACACCCAATGGGTTGCTTATGCTTACCAATGGCACATCCCGGAGCATGGGCCGCGCTTTCTATCCTGATCCACTGCGCTTCCGCAATTTGTCCGATGGGGCTGTGCAGTCCTTCTCCGCCTCATTTGTCTTCGCCATGGTCTCCATCTACAAGGACTTGAGCAGCAATGGCATCGCCATGTTCATTGCGCCGAGCAAGAATTTGTCTGCGGCGATGCGGATGCAGTACTTGGGTCTTCTCAGCAATCAGAATGATGGCAATCAAACAAACCACATCTTCGCGGTCGAGCTAGACACCTTCCAGAACTGGGAGCTCCAAGACATGAATGACAACCATGTTGGTATTGACGTCAACAGTCTCCGCTCCATACAATCCCATGATGCCGGTTTCTACCATGACAAGAATGGGACCTTCCAGAGTTTGAGTCTCGATAGCCAAGAGGTGATGCAGGTGTGGGTGGACTACCATGGAGAGAAGATGCAGATCGATGCCACCATGGCTCCTCTCGGCATGGACAAGCCTACAAGACCGATAGTATCAGCCAACTACAACCTCTCAAGCGTGCTCACAGATGTGGCATACATCGGCTTCTCATCTGCAGAAGGCAAGATAACGAAGCATTATGTGCTTGGTTGGAGTTTTGGCATGAACAGTCCAGCTCCAGCTATCAATCTCAGCATGCTGCCAAAACTACCCCCTGGTCCTCGTACCAAGGGTGGTCGACGTCGTCTCCAGGTATTGGAGATCATTCTGCCACTAGCAACGGCGGCACTCATCCTGTCTGTGGCTGCCGTTGTTTCCCTACTTGTGCGAAGGCATTTGAGGTATGCAGAAGTACGTGACGACTGGGAGGTCGAATACGGCCCGCACCGCTTCTCGTACAAGGATTTGTTCCGTGCAACAGAAGGATTTGACAACAAAAACCTCCTAGGGACCGGAGGATTTGGAAGAGTATACAGAGGAGAGCTGTCAAGGTCCAAACTAATGATAGCTGTGAAGAGGGTGTCGCACCACTCCAGGCAAGGCATGAAGGAATTCATTGCAGAAATTGTCAGCATTGGCCGCCTTCAGAATCCAAATCTCGTACACTTACTTGGCTATTGTAGGCGTCGTGGTGAGCTCCTGTTAGTGTATGAGTACATGCCCAAAGGAAGCCTCGATAAGTACTTGTATGGTGAAGTGGACAACTCCACATTAAGTTGGGACCAAAGGATTTGGATCATCAGGGGCATTGCATCTGCACTGATTTATCTCCACGAGGAGTGGGAGAAAGTGGTCGTTCACCGAGACATCAAGGCAAGCAATGTGCTACTCGATGATGAGTTGAATGCACGGTTGGGTGATTTCGGTCTCGCAAGGTTGTATGATCATGGCGTTGAGCAAGAAACTACTCGTGTTGTTGGCACCATTGGATACATTGCTCCGGAGCTAGCACGCACGGGCAAGGGTACTCCCCTTACCGACGTATTTGCCTTTGGTGTATTTATTCTGGAGCTCACTTGTGGACAAAGACCTATCATGCAGAGCACACAAGATGAGCAGGTCATGTTGGTTGATTGGGCGCTTGAGCATGTACAACAAGGGTCACTAGATGATGCAATAGATATAAGGCTTAAAGGGCAGTACAATGTCAGTGAGGCACATCTGGCACTGAAGCTAGGACTACTGTGCTCACACCCATTTGCATGTGCAAGGCCTAGCATGCGGCAAGTGATCCAATACCTAGATGGGC
Above is a window of Triticum aestivum cultivar Chinese Spring chromosome 6B, IWGSC CS RefSeq v2.1, whole genome shotgun sequence DNA encoding:
- the LOC123138989 gene encoding L-type lectin-domain containing receptor kinase SIT2-like produces the protein MPSMKLASFLLLKLLLLSLGLSMAPPFLAGDEHQFSYSGFSNTNLTLDGAASITPNGLLMLTNGTSRSMGRAFYPDPLRFRNLSDGAVQSFSASFVFAMVSIYKDLSSNGIAMFIAPSKNLSAAMRMQYLGLLSNQNDGNQTNHIFAVELDTFQNWELQDMNDNHVGIDVNSLRSIQSHDAGFYHDKNGTFQSLSLDSQEVMQVWVDYHGEKMQIDATMAPLGMDKPTRPIVSANYNLSSVLTDVAYIGFSSAEGKITKHYVLGWSFGMNSPAPAINLSMLPKLPPGPRTKGGRRRLQVLEIILPLATAALILSVAAVVSLLVRRHLRYAEVRDDWEVEYGPHRFSYKDLFRATEGFDNKNLLGTGGFGRVYRGELSRSKLMIAVKRVSHHSRQGMKEFIAEIVSIGRLQNPNLVHLLGYCRRRGELLLVYEYMPKGSLDKYLYGEVDNSTLSWDQRIWIIRGIASALIYLHEEWEKVVVHRDIKASNVLLDDELNARLGDFGLARLYDHGVEQETTRVVGTIGYIAPELARTGKGTPLTDVFAFGVFILELTCGQRPIMQSTQDEQVMLVDWALEHVQQGSLDDAIDIRLKGQYNVSEAHLALKLGLLCSHPFACARPSMRQVIQYLDGHIEPPELPAHQSFQALALMQNEGFDSYIMSYRSSTSVGTISSISGGR